Proteins from a single region of Streptomyces sp. TN58:
- a CDS encoding 4'-phosphopantetheinyl transferase family protein: MTGGSAVRTAFPVLAPGPVHRWGGALLVVARRCGPYRPPPLSGAERRVLEALPAWRRAEWTLGRLLAKRLVGEVLTVPPGEVEVLPRDDGSPRVLVGGVPMPPLHVSISHTARHAAAVLAPDPVGVDLCERASAAAVRRVADHVLSPGERSLVTADGPEAAAAAWALKEAAVKADRSSVFGAAPRRVALLGLRPPVLGGHRRAMVWRADDALLALVQVHRPAGGPGRQHCVGAPCPGG; the protein is encoded by the coding sequence ATGACCGGCGGGAGCGCCGTGCGGACCGCTTTCCCGGTGCTCGCGCCGGGCCCGGTCCACCGGTGGGGCGGAGCCCTGCTGGTCGTGGCCCGGCGCTGCGGCCCGTACCGGCCACCGCCCCTGTCGGGGGCGGAGCGGCGGGTGCTGGAGGCACTGCCGGCGTGGCGGCGGGCCGAGTGGACGCTGGGCAGGCTGCTCGCCAAGCGCCTGGTCGGGGAAGTGCTCACGGTACCGCCGGGCGAGGTGGAAGTCCTCCCCCGCGACGACGGCAGCCCGCGCGTGCTGGTGGGCGGCGTCCCGATGCCGCCGCTGCACGTGTCGATCAGCCACACCGCCCGGCACGCGGCGGCGGTCCTCGCCCCGGATCCGGTCGGGGTGGACCTGTGCGAAAGGGCGTCGGCGGCCGCGGTACGCCGCGTCGCGGACCACGTCCTGTCCCCCGGGGAGCGCTCCCTGGTCACGGCGGACGGTCCGGAGGCCGCGGCCGCCGCCTGGGCGCTGAAGGAAGCCGCCGTCAAGGCGGACCGGAGCTCCGTCTTCGGCGCTGCCCCGCGCCGTGTCGCACTCCTCGGGCTCCGGCCGCCCGTCCTCGGCGGACACCGCCGCGCGATGGTGTGGCGGGCGGACGACGCTCTCCTCGCCCTCGTACAGGTGCACCGGCCGGCCGGAGGCCCTGGCCGGCAGCACTGCGTTGGTGCTCCTTGCCCCGGCGGATGA